One Clavelina lepadiformis chromosome 1, kaClaLepa1.1, whole genome shotgun sequence genomic region harbors:
- the LOC143452916 gene encoding histidine protein methyltransferase 1 homolog, whose product MDFKFSFKMNVEDDSGDDKEKESLNSSQPDSLITPPCICYSIKDILDNQNSFDDYIYTIESIKINEVCLYFIQPCFENMSLSENNEQPDKKPEGTKRNCYEEPTKCSRLTQSNVLDTSDLVPNVYEGGLKVWECTIDLVKFLQGLDLDGKIVCDLGCGIGLPGICAAAKNAKHVVFQDFNDFVITKATGMSVILNSWINENVFKIGSNSERVVDNEEIDVRFKSYIDTIKKEDISKWNKFAFISGDWSTAASAIREKVDVILMAETIYSISSYEKLHDLIKNILTKEGVAYVAAKSFYFGVGGGVQLWTDFVKKKNVFRIDSVQIIDAPLKREILKMSWF is encoded by the coding sequence ATGGATTTtaagttttcatttaaaatgaaTGTTGAAGACGACAGCGGTGAtgacaaagaaaaagaaagtcTCAATAGCTCTCAACCTGACTCTCTTATTACACCACCGTGTATTTGCTATTCCATTAAGGATATCCTGGATAATCAAAACTCATTTGATGATTATATTTACACAATTGAGAGCATCAAGATAAATGAAGTTTGCTTATATTTCATTCAGCCATGCTTTGAAAATATGTCTCTTTCTGAAAACAACGAACAACCAGATAAAAAACCTGAAGGCACCAAGCGCAACTGTTATGAGGAACCAACAAAATGCAGCAGACTTACACAAAGCAATGTGCTTGACACCTCTGATCTGGTACCAAATGTTTACGAAGGTGGATTAAAAGTATGGGAATGCACAATTGACTtagtaaaatttttacaaggCTTGGACCTTGATGGAAAAATTGTCTGTGACCTTGGTTGTGGCATAGGTCTTCCAGGAATATGCGCTGCTGCAAAGAATGCAAAGCATGTGGTTTTCCAAGATTTCAATGACTTTGTTATCACAAAAGCAACTGGTATGTCTGTCATTCTGAACAGTTGGATAAATGAAAATGTGTTCAAAATAGGAAGTAATTCAGAACGGGTCGTGGATAATGAAGAAATAGATGTAAGATTCAAAAGTTACATCGACACTATTAAAAAGGAAGATATTTCCAAATGGaataaatttgcatttattaGTGGAGACTGGAGTACTGCTGCTAGTGCTATTAGAGAGAAGGTTGATGTAATCTTGATGGCAGAGACAATATACAGCATTTCTTCCTATGAAAAGCTTCATGATCTCATTAAAAATATACTTACAAAAGAAGGGGTTGCCTATGTTGCAGCaaagtcattttattttggtgTCGGTGGTGGAGTCCAACTATGGACAGACTTTGTCAagaagaaaaacgtttttagaaTTGATTCTGTGCAAATAATTGATGCTCCCCTGAAGCGTGAAATATTAAAGATGTCTTGGTTTTAA
- the LOC143452922 gene encoding large ribosomal subunit protein uL15m-like, with amino-acid sequence MFIVSFKSYFNYLSYTVLGYAVNIRMSQSKYFDFLKQLPRVGLDNVKPNPYSFKRGKQHIGKNLKNSYYNKYSNMKKHIGFSYSTPFQKKIPQYGYNRETHLKRQFLPFTLWDLQRLIDLGRIDPSDPIDVTTIANARFLNLDKTEFNCYGLYLLEQGANIFEAKVNIEVQIADELSIASVEKCGGTITTAFYDRPSFLALCNPVEYFLKGQPIHKRMLPPQDLVPYYTDPKTRGYLTDPVQIREERQNLAEKYGYVLPDITEDEQFEMLTMKKDPRQIFFGLSPGWIVNLADETVIKPEEKYLVDHSVV; translated from the coding sequence ATGTTTATTgtcagttttaaaagttatttcaattatttatcTTATACAGTTTTAGGGTATGCTGTAAATATCAGAATGTCACAATCAAAatactttgattttttgaaacaattacCTAGAGTTGGTCTGGACAATGTCAAACCGAATCCTTATTCATTTAAAAGAGGAAAACAACACATCggaaaaaatctaaaaaattcTTACTACAATAAATATTCCAACATGAAAAAACACATTGGGTTTTCATATTCAACCCCATTTCAGAAGAAAATTCCCCAGTATGGCTATAATAGGGAAACGCATTTAAAGAGGCAGTTTTTGCCATTTACGCTGTGGGATTTACAGCGCTTGATTGATCTTGGAAGAATTGATCCATCCGATCCAATTGATGTAACCACCATTGCAAATGCAAGAtttcttaatttggacaagaCAGAGTTTAACTGCTATGGACTTTATTTGCTTGAACAGGGTGCTAACATATTTGAAGCAAAGGTCAATATTGAAGTCCAAATTGCTGATGAATTGTCTATTGCatcagttgaaaaatgtgGTGGAACGATCACAACTGCTTTCTATGATCGGCCAAGTTTCCTTGCCCTGTGCAACCCAGTGGAATACTTTTTGAAAGGCCAACCGATTCATAAGAGAATGTTACCACCTCAAGACTTGGTGCCGTATTACACGGACCCTAAAACTAGGGGATATTTGACTGATCCTGTACAGATTAGGGAAGAACGGCAAAACCTTGCTGAGAAGTATGGTTATGTACTTCCAGATATTACGGAGGATGAGCAGTTTGAAATGCTCACCATGAAGAAAGATCCTCGACAAATCTTTTTTGGACTTTCACCTGGATGGATCGTTAATCTTGCAGATGAAACTGTTATCAAACctgaagaaaaatatttagttgACCACTcagttgtttaa
- the LOC143452929 gene encoding uncharacterized protein LOC143452929, whose translation MVIMAKEKQSKKKEADNHHKKSKTRTQTELSPENNGTLKTPLPKTSKSDSISGNKKKRKADTPDIKKNDDQNPKSNLKPTEEQDLANNGEKNSNLESNNSLPPKKRKRKKKNIKPLPYPEPGAFEAMLKTTDMGSPENDGKIETVKPDEATLNVTEHVVSEEDTAKSNDKTNSHRPPKKQKRKKEPKTKPSGEDQDDDEKEEIKSAKDFALAYLETWRKDRNNWSFKKVRQVWLLHNLYNQDAVSDIHFNTLLDYLQGAKGSAKTKTIEDAENFFAEQDDESINNVIKQERARRIIQHLSV comes from the coding sequence ATGGTAATAATGGCCAAGGAAAAACAAAGTAAGAAGAAAGAGGCTGACAACCATCACAAGAAGTCTAAAACAAGGACACAAACTGAACTCAGTCCAGAAAATAATGGGACTCTGAAGACGCCTTTACCAAAGACATCTAAATCAGATTCAATAAGTGGAAACAAGAAAAAGCGTAAAGCAGACACTCCTGATATTAAGAAAAATGACGACCAAAATCCTAAAAGTAACTTAAAGCCCACGGAAGAACAAGATTTAGCAAATAATGGTgagaaaaattcaaatttggaGAGCAATAATTCACTGCCACCAAAAAAGCGcaagaggaaaaagaaaaatattaaaccttTACCGTATCCAGAACCTGGTGCCTTTGAAGCTATGCTGAAAACCACTGACATGGGCTCTCCAGAAAATGATGGTAAAATCGAAACAGTCAAGCCTGATGAAGCCACTTTAAATGTGACTGAACATGTTGTTTCAGAAGAGGACACAGCCAAAAGCaatgacaaaacaaattcACACCGACCTCCAAAAaaacagaaacgaaaaaaggAACCCAAAACTAAGCCGTCAGGTGAAGATCAGGATGAtgatgaaaaagaagaaattaaATCCGCAAAAGATTTTGCCCTGGCTTACCTGGAAACCTGGAGAAAAGACAGAAATAATTGGTCATTTAAAAAAGTCCGACAAGTATGGCTACTTCATAATTTATACAACCAAGATGCAGTGTCGGACATCCATTTTAATACATTGTTGGATTACCTGCAAGGAGCTAAGGGttctgcaaaaacaaaaacaattgaggacgctgaaaatttttttgctgaaCAGGATGATGAAAGTATCAATAATGTTATAAAGCAAGAGAGAGCACGCAGAATTATTCAGCATTTATCagtgtaa